The following are encoded together in the Pygocentrus nattereri isolate fPygNat1 chromosome 3, fPygNat1.pri, whole genome shotgun sequence genome:
- the macc1 gene encoding metastasis-associated in colon cancer protein 1 has protein sequence MANVRSKSIRRAGSLLRSRSEGTLIDLDDNITINNNNLHGTYIAQHMGKNLEWPVLQPEVQRSAQTTNPFWSELSRSNPFLDDIVCRNTTDSGVSILKEDPLALFGNGNEDSESTSSDENNFGHLLEPRRNNFNRSGRWRSASDILDDLEKKESKKEKSLNTQAPFLKPDFEWLKNDREAYKMAWLSHRQLTRSCLDLDLMKQSPGWAQTQATDMQTVCKIDHNGGSVQLPDCDITAHVPQGHIPPGEIQEMALKASLDPPRGINSNYTATVSPLLEVSLSNLNTTESITLDIKMAAEVKNDPLSQVMTTFVGLVAQRKEGPYEKVKDCYVYKDMLQMKLQELKPHMYIIAAAEATVIQPPATSVWDYLQRHITVAVYGPKHIHPSFKVVQVISWHNNVPPRLPFSDFQKGNRNLPPVVLQLWGKHRFNPCGLKDLHITTSVVDSRFEVKHTDQNKEVKKEQLKMAKVIHLPLELSKTDGGEMGPFRLVVQVKDSNSLPLTDFHVTSPEAAPLRSDKHGHKHLDRHREAPIPEESIPEFPKFQDVVVNVQWYGVTLKSVLRQPRVDYLLEYFKGDTIALLSRETVKSVGQSRVKEWYIGFLRGSIGLVHYKNIKIIPRDQVIDFSGVKVTTQSLLDNMTLPFRKLTYMYSAIQTLVTDHVTCWRTFAEALGYSNLSVDTFSRRHAETVAEKVACVLEKLKEDCHTDKTKRKFQHELIVGLFKMDAQGLIAHLIQNTVILSTAVELGVRWRELAERIGKLTNAQIAGYEVPHRGKNGEVSAQSMWKPAYDFLYSWSVQYGDGYRDMIQDLHLALDKMKSPVTRHWRQLTGALITVNCMEVLRASAFHKA, from the exons ATGGCAAATGTTAGAAGCAAGTCAATCCGCCGCGCTGGGAGTCTGCTTCGAAGTCGATCAGAAGGGACTCTAATAGATCTGGACGACAACATAACCATCAACAATAACAACTTGCACG gGACTTACATAGCTCAACACATGGGCAAAAACTTGGAATGGCCTGTCTTACAGCCAGAAGTCCAGCGTTCAGCACAAACAACAAATCCCTTCTGGAGCGAACTCTCGAGATCAAATCCTTTCCTAGATGACATTGTCTGCAGAAACACCACAGATTCTGGTGTGTCAATACTGAAGGAAGACCCTCTGGCTTTGTTTGGAAACGGTAACGAAGATTCTGAAAGCACATCCTCAGATGAAAACAATTTTGGCCATCTTCTGGAACCCAGGAGGAACAACTTCAATCGGTCCGGGCGATGGAGGAGTGCCTCGGACATTCTTGACGATCTTGAGAAAAAGGAGTCCAAGAAGGAGAAGAGTCTCAACACTCAAGCACCATTCTTGAAACCTGATTTTGAGTGGCTGAAAAATGATAGGGAGGCTTACAAAATGGCCTGGCTGAGTCACAGGCAGCTAACCAGGTCTTGTTTGGACCTCGACCTGATGAAGCAAAGTCCTGGTTGGGCCCAAACCCAAGCTACAGACATGCAAACTGTGTGTAAGATCGATCACAATGGAGGCTCTGTGCAGTTACCGGACTGTGATATCACTGCCCATGTTCCTCAAGGTCATATCCCTCCAGGGGAGATCCAGGAAATGGCACTGAAAGCTAGCCTTGATCCACCACGTGGCATCAACAGTAACTACACAGCGACTGTGAGCCCTCTTTTAGAAGTCAGTCTCAGCAACCTCAACACAACAGAAAGCATCACACTTGATATTAAAATGGCAGCTGAAGTGAAGAATGACCCCTTGAGCCAAGTGATGACAACATTTGTTGGTCTGGTTGCTCAAAGGAAGGAGGGACCTTATGAAAAGGTCAAGGACTGTTACGTATATAAAGATATGTTACAAATGAAGCTCCAGGAGTTGAAGCCTCACATGTACATCATTGCTGCTGCAGAAGCAACAGTTATCCAGCCGCCAGCGACCTCAGTATGGGACTACCTACAACGACACATCACTGTCGCAGTCTACGGCCCCAAGCACATTCATCCGTCTTTTAAAGTCGTGCAAGTCATCTCTTGGCACAATAACGTTCCACCCAGGCTTCCTTTCTCTGACTTCCAAAAGGGGAACAGGAACTTGCCCCCAGTTGTCCTGCAGCTGTGGGGAAAGCATCGATTTAATCCATGTGGCCTAAAAGATTTGCACATTACAACGAGCGTAGTTGACTCGAggtttgaagtgaaacacactgaTCAGAACAAAGAGGTCAAAAAGGAGCAGCTCAAGATGGCCAAAGTGATCCACCTGCCGTTGGAGCTCTCCAAGACAGACGGTGGAGAGATGGGTCCTTTCAGACTGGTTGTCCAGGTGAAGGACTCAAATTCCCTCCCATTGACAGACTTTCACGTCACTTCTCCTGAGGCTGCTCCTCTGAGATCAGACAAGCATGGCCATAAACATCTGGATCGTCACAGGGAAGCTCCCATTCCAGAAGAATCCATCCCAGAGTTCCCCAAGTTTCAAGACGTGGTAGTGAATGTTCAGTGGTATGGAGTGACGCTGAAATCAGTTCTCAGACAACCAAGGGTGGACTATCTTCTGGAGTACTTCAAAGGTGACACGATCGCTTTGCTTTCCAGAGAAACCGTTAAATCGGTCGGCCAGTCCAGAGTAAAGGAGTGGTACATTGGCTTTCTCAGGGGAAGTATTGGCCTGGTGCACTACAAGAACATTAAGATCATCCCGAGAGATCAAGTCATTGACTTCTCTGGGGTTAAAGTCACGACACAATCCCTGTTGGACAATATGACGCTGCCGTTCAGGAAACTCACATACATGTACTCTGCCATTCAGACCTTGGTTACAGACCACGTAACTTGTTGGAGGACTTTCGCTGAGGCTCTTGGTTACTCAAACCTCTCAGTGGACACTTTCTCCAGGAGGCATGCCGAGACAGTAGCGGAGAAGGTCGCCTGCGTCCTTGAGAAGCTTAAGGAAGACTGTCACACAGACAAAACCAAAAGGAAATTCCAACATGAGCTCATTGTT GGCCTGTTTAAGATGGATGCTCAGGGCCTTATAGCCCACTTAATCCAGAACACAGTCATTCTGTCCACAGCTGTTGAGCTTGGTGTGCGATGGAGGGAACTGGCTGAAAGAATTGGGAAACTTACCAATGCTCAGATTGCTGGTTATGAGGTACCACACAGGGGTAAAAATGGAGAAGTCAGTGCCCAG TCAATGTGGAAGCCTGCGTATGACTTCCTGTACTCCTGGAGTGTGCAGTATGGCGATGGTTACAGGGACATGATCCAGGATCTGCATCTGGCCCTGGACAAGATGAAGAGTCCGGTGACCAGGCACTGGAGACAGCTTACCGGAGCACTCATCACAGTAAACTGCATGGAGGTCCTCAGGGCCTCTGCTTTCCACAAAGCATAG